Genomic DNA from Oncorhynchus tshawytscha isolate Ot180627B linkage group LG04, Otsh_v2.0, whole genome shotgun sequence:
aCACATTgatgaatttgcgatttccaatttgttgtgtaatatttatggccgatgagcaccaatgcgttttatctataatatctcttcatatgacaaggctTGAAAAGGATTTGTCAGTAGACGTGTcgacgtgattcatgatgatgactgcttgctagctaagattttgaaagtatgatgatGACATGTtattgattggacgtgatttgacgtcattgtATCTGTGGCCAATCACCTTGAGCCTTCTTGTCCCCATGTCCccgtgagtgacagaacactgagccaatcacatcGCAACTAGTgaagattaccaacccctacgctcagTATTTTCTGCTCTGACACTCCACCacaaagcactgagctaggctgaaacacctgcattttggagctgccttactcaagaaagcaaaacatgacattgtttgcaaactgatatgtgacacgcaataatgcaaaaataacatgtaaaacagcccaaaaaataaataattatatatttagAGATATCATGGGTCGCCACTGCCTATACAGAAAtaaagctagccacaataaggattagccacaatagtggactttgcggttagccttaaataaaagtatggcataattctatttgtattcatttgtatCACTGTCAATgatatacttttattttgaaggcaaaccgcaaattccactattgtgcctaatccttattgtggctagcgtCACAACCCGGTCCGgtcggtcgagcctcactagccagttgatgctagctggctgcttataacgttagctttgggcaacagggttaagtagctggctagctttttattttcatgaactgaagttcaatttcaataggcgaacaacaagtggcaacctagctaatacttactcacaaggcttcctaaatcattgctaagaataatgaaaaggACTGCAGTttgtttctactggtcattgttttcaggctggttgtattagttctagctaggtaccaagctaaagctaactaccccagaagttgcgatcgaagaaattatgctttattaccaacgtggtattgtaaacacatcgtttgtggccagggtttgcttgtttgcagatttttttttacatatttgacagtgctactgtatattctttgacacgcaaagacccaaacggcgttccatagtatgtatgttgtgaagctaatagcagtaacACTATCAATGTGTAActctggtagggcaacatctgataaatagcacacttggtagtgtgtaccggtgctcgaccagtcggcgaaagccaacatcatccacaacagagaacggttgattgtcaagggcaatgaatcccattatcttggctttaatggattcgcctttgagttgtctcgctgaaatgttcttagtCTTTCGAATGACTGCTAGACTTttttgactgctcgatccacacagcagacattgtgtaggctaggttaggaatgctgtgttgcacgtgtagcgcaaaattttacgtgccgttatataggtatgcatagtatctttgacatcggtttttaacatcagtgttaaactagacatcggccgataccgatgttggcatttttgaGCTAATATCATCCggttccgatatgttcaccgatatatcatgCACCCCTACTATCCTCAATAGGCGCTAAAGGTTGTTAGCGTCTATGAATGGGTTAAACCTAAATATGAGTGACATGATGACAGAGATTATCAATCAAAAGATTGGGAATGGGATGGACATAGTCACACTAGGAATCCTTTCATCCAACAGATGTTTTCATTGAATTTGAGTTGCTAATTTTTCAGAGTCTGTCTTGGAACCAAATGAATCCGGGGGTAAGCTGCTGTACAGCTACTGTACTGCACATTGTGTGATGGCGGTGACATGGCAAAAGGCTGTATAATTAATGACCTGGACTGAGCAATGCAGCATGTCTGGGAGTTCTGCTTGTGCTCCATGAGAAATGTGACCCAAGTATGTTTGCAATAAAATGTTTGAATGCCAGACCGTGGAGTATTGTGAATGGTTTGGGACATGGTTATCAAGCTTGTATTATTTTGAAAGCTTTTGTGTAAAAATATTTTCCAGAAACCTGTAAATATTAACTTTCTATTCTACTCTAATACAGTCCAACTCCCTATCCCTGTCCTCGAGGTAGGCTAGATTTGAAGGAACCGGGTAGGTGTAATCAATACAGGGATGgctccacccagtctaccaataggTTCCTTCAGATCTGCAAGCTCCAAAGGAGTAGGGATAGGGGAGGGGGCAAAGGGTTGTTTTCTGAACCACGTTTTGGTACAGGTTAAACTGTGTTGTTCAAGGATCTAATCCCATTGTTTTATAACGCTTTGCCATGGGTGTGAAAAATGAATATCAATATTAGGATAGGCTACTCTTCAAGAGCGAGCTGATTTGCGCTCTCAGCATGGCTGTGTGATACAGTAGCCTATTGGCTAATGCAAATAAAAAACACATTCTCTCAAATAGCCCGTATTCAGTGGCTGGTCTGTTCTCTTGTtgttgttttaaaaataaatatttattttatgcAATTTAAGAAAAAGGCAGAGCAATGTGTGGACTTTCtgactgtctctttctcctctcgctTCCCAGGACTCTTCAAATGACCAGCAAGGGCAGCAGGAGGCCAAACAGAGGTTAGTTTTCATTATCGATCTTTTATTCCTGTCATGCATTCACAACTCTGCGCTGAGTATAGCTACATTTCAGAGACACAGATGTCTCCCTTGATGTTGGTTTAGTTCACAGTAGTTTGCTAATGTTGCATGTCTTGACCTGCAGTTTGCAGCTCTGGTTTATGAAGAACTATGTGACAGACTATTTATAAAGCTAGTCAATGTGATAAAACAATTGGCTTCGTTAACACAGGCTGcatgtgtaaatgcagccattgTGGCCTATCTAATCTTCTGTTCGGTCTTTTCACAGGGAAACAGAGATGAGGAACTCCATGCTGGCTCAGGTTCTAGACCAGTCCGCCCGCGCCAGATGTAGGTCTTTCATATCCCCCTGGTTTGAACGAATCATTGATCTGATATTGGAACTTTCGGTatctacacatggttagcaatagGTGGCGCCATTGCCTAAACGTCTgctatgtgttgttgttttgcaGTGAGTAACTTGGCTCTGGTGAAGCCAGAGAAGGCCAAAGCAGTGGAGAATTACCTCATACAGATGGCCCGCATGGGCCAGCTGGGAGGAAAGGTGAGAGAACTGGACCTAAagcaatgtacaaaacattaggaacaccttcttatTATTgtgtttgccctcagaacaacctccaTTCAttgggtcatggactctacaaggtgtcaagtgttTCCCAGGAATGCTGATGTTgttacaatgcttcccacagttgtgtcaaattggctggatgtcctttgggtggtggaccattcttgatacacacaggaaactgttgagtgtgaaaaacccagcagtgttgcaaaaatctggcacctactaccatgccctgttcaaaggcacttacatgttTTGTGTTGTCCATTGATcctatgaatggcacacatacacaatccatgcctcaattgtctcttggcttaaaaatccttctttaacctgtctcttccccttcatctacactgattgacgtGGATTtaagtaacatcaataagggatcatagcattcacctagtcagactgtcatggaaagagcaggtattcctaatgttttgtaaacactttatttattttttaaactgcttGGACAAAAAAAGGCCTGCCGGTTCTTCCTCTTCACTAGTGACTGCATTGCCCCCTAGCAGCATACGCAGGACCATATTTTTCCTCGTGAATTCACAT
This window encodes:
- the pdcd5 gene encoding programmed cell death protein 5 isoform X1, which translates into the protein MADDELEAIRRQRMAELQSKHGSLSWNQMNPGDSSNDQQGQQEAKQRETEMRNSMLAQVLDQSARARLSNLALVKPEKAKAVENYLIQMARMGQLGGKISETGLIDILEKVSQQTEKKTTVKFNRRKVMDSDDEEDD
- the pdcd5 gene encoding programmed cell death protein 5 isoform X2, which translates into the protein MADDELEAIRRQRMAELQSKHGDSSNDQQGQQEAKQRETEMRNSMLAQVLDQSARARLSNLALVKPEKAKAVENYLIQMARMGQLGGKISETGLIDILEKVSQQTEKKTTVKFNRRKVMDSDDEEDD